A stretch of Planctomicrobium piriforme DNA encodes these proteins:
- a CDS encoding Gfo/Idh/MocA family oxidoreductase, with the protein MSQSHSTRRDFLKTSTLAAAGATLPYWFTTGRTLAEQAARSPNERLTIGCIGTGDRWKQDPYSRMKNYGDVVSLCDVDQNHLREALDKVSSDQRAQGREPQIETHEDYRKVLDRKDIDTVVIVTPDHWHSKIAIDAMEAGKDVYCEKPLTLTIDEGKQIIKVLEKTKRVFQVGTQQRSEMNQRFITAIALARSGRIGKLKKLTCDIGTFEESGAIPVATVPDGLNWEMWLGQAPLVDFRFKDNGKKWGNSRCHYEFRWWYEYSGGKLTDWGAHHVDIAQWAIEQNGPGQGPISVEPVVVEHPSPMENGMPTQDDRYNCAHKFDVKVMFPGEVEMRIVSQSPDNNGILFEGTDGRFHVSRGGMKGAIVEDLKTNPLPPEALEKVYGGPIPANHQENFVNCIKTRARPISDVWSHHRAMTTCHLANIALRLNETLAWDAKKEEITNSARGRAMQAREQRKGYEINVPV; encoded by the coding sequence GTGTCGCAGTCTCATTCGACGCGTCGTGATTTTCTGAAAACAAGCACCCTGGCCGCCGCGGGAGCGACGCTGCCGTACTGGTTCACCACGGGCCGCACATTGGCCGAACAGGCTGCCCGCAGCCCGAACGAACGGCTGACAATTGGCTGCATCGGCACCGGCGATCGCTGGAAACAGGATCCCTATTCCCGCATGAAGAACTATGGCGACGTGGTGTCGCTGTGCGACGTGGATCAAAACCACCTGCGGGAAGCGCTCGACAAGGTGTCGAGCGATCAACGGGCCCAAGGCCGCGAACCGCAGATCGAAACGCACGAAGATTACCGCAAGGTGCTCGATCGCAAAGACATCGACACCGTCGTCATCGTCACTCCCGACCATTGGCACTCGAAGATCGCCATCGATGCCATGGAAGCGGGCAAAGACGTCTACTGCGAAAAGCCGCTCACGCTCACCATCGATGAAGGCAAGCAGATCATCAAGGTGCTGGAAAAGACCAAACGGGTTTTTCAGGTGGGAACCCAGCAGCGAAGTGAAATGAACCAGCGGTTCATCACCGCGATCGCACTGGCCCGCAGCGGCCGGATCGGCAAGCTCAAGAAGCTCACCTGCGACATCGGCACATTCGAAGAGAGCGGTGCGATTCCAGTCGCCACGGTGCCGGATGGCTTGAACTGGGAAATGTGGCTGGGACAGGCTCCGCTGGTCGACTTCCGCTTCAAAGACAACGGCAAGAAGTGGGGCAACAGCCGCTGCCATTACGAATTCCGCTGGTGGTACGAATACTCAGGCGGCAAGCTGACCGACTGGGGCGCTCACCATGTCGATATCGCCCAATGGGCCATCGAGCAGAATGGTCCCGGCCAGGGCCCGATCAGCGTCGAGCCGGTCGTGGTCGAGCACCCGTCGCCGATGGAAAACGGCATGCCGACTCAGGACGACCGTTACAACTGTGCCCACAAGTTCGACGTGAAAGTGATGTTCCCCGGCGAAGTTGAGATGCGAATCGTCAGCCAGTCGCCGGACAACAACGGCATTCTGTTCGAAGGGACCGATGGCCGGTTCCACGTCTCCCGCGGCGGGATGAAGGGCGCCATCGTCGAAGATCTGAAGACGAATCCGCTGCCGCCGGAAGCCCTGGAAAAAGTTTACGGCGGTCCGATTCCGGCCAACCACCAGGAAAACTTCGTCAACTGCATCAAGACCCGGGCTCGGCCGATTTCGGACGTGTGGTCGCACCACCGTGCGATGACCACCTGTCACCTCGCGAACATCGCCCTGCGTCTGAACGAAACGCTGGCCTGGGACGCGAAGAAAGAAGAAATCACCAACAGCGCCCGCGGTCGCGCCATGCAAGCTCGCGAACAGCGCAAGGGTTACGAGATCAACGTACCTGTATGA
- a CDS encoding tetratricopeptide repeat protein — translation MNFLRWMFGFNNRDASPRVDAPQKSQIDLANDPNMIKVYDEFGREMFITRQQWRDNVLLGDLEKKRDDPDHLYGMIAGALEDGFASDVIPYAEHLHRIDSNSPRSATILGVVYMENNRLDDAERILSDFLSKHGDDGFVLTNLAKVYSRRGDDTRAESTLWNGLQVDPNQGNGFDWYTAIQREHGGEDGALAAYCRIAKISGSWRAQLLLARDAIQRKDLATAESLYGEALAQAGTPVPPDLLMQMSGDLGRNGHLEEMIRFVEPRFDPAIHGLWVGNNLIKANRELGRTRSALHVLEQLYAQKRPDWQETLSYWDTELAKANVAQRAKIPPGELSICNMLIEGPLWTRDGSPFVAVLPVKSHPVASIVFQGSTVLRARPRDEPAIQLSDAPGRMSRAIPLALAERIHLHTNAIGLAMIPWVQNQGFAVFERSLTDNDTQVAPADNVEHPDFIVAVSVDCTQPKWILLLKLIRTSDGEHIAETQLEADPENPGPAVEQLCRKVEQLLVEHAGVRTPRPPEWYRVPTGLDFSDYLLRLEQQLAATCMNLEFLHGGGLSGEHEILDGALQLCVREPGNHLVRMLFAQTLRQMKKARPAILAEYTKKVDLLQKDHALDGDIGKLIGATISNVMTEYSTSA, via the coding sequence ATGAATTTTCTACGCTGGATGTTCGGCTTTAATAATCGAGACGCTTCGCCGCGTGTTGATGCGCCACAAAAGTCGCAAATTGACCTTGCCAACGATCCCAACATGATCAAGGTCTACGATGAATTTGGCCGTGAGATGTTCATTACAAGGCAACAATGGAGGGACAACGTCCTTCTCGGCGATCTCGAAAAAAAGCGCGATGATCCTGACCATCTTTACGGCATGATTGCCGGAGCATTAGAAGACGGATTTGCGTCGGACGTTATCCCCTACGCTGAACATCTACATCGAATAGATTCGAATTCGCCCCGAAGCGCCACGATACTCGGTGTTGTCTACATGGAGAACAACCGTCTGGATGACGCTGAGAGGATACTCAGCGACTTTCTCTCTAAGCACGGCGATGATGGTTTCGTTTTGACTAATTTGGCCAAGGTCTACAGTCGACGTGGTGACGATACGAGAGCAGAATCCACCCTCTGGAACGGACTGCAGGTCGATCCCAATCAAGGCAACGGCTTTGATTGGTACACCGCAATTCAACGTGAACACGGAGGCGAGGATGGCGCACTCGCCGCCTACTGCCGTATTGCCAAAATTTCAGGAAGTTGGCGGGCTCAACTTTTGCTGGCTCGAGACGCGATTCAACGCAAAGATCTTGCTACTGCTGAGTCGTTGTATGGAGAGGCTCTCGCCCAAGCTGGTACACCGGTCCCTCCTGACTTGCTGATGCAAATGAGCGGAGACTTGGGGCGCAACGGGCATTTGGAAGAGATGATTCGTTTCGTCGAACCCCGTTTCGATCCTGCTATTCACGGTTTGTGGGTGGGAAACAACCTCATCAAGGCCAATCGTGAACTTGGGCGAACACGCAGTGCCCTGCATGTCCTAGAGCAACTCTATGCCCAGAAACGACCCGACTGGCAAGAGACGCTTAGTTATTGGGATACTGAGTTAGCAAAAGCAAACGTGGCTCAGCGGGCAAAAATACCCCCAGGAGAGTTGTCCATCTGCAACATGTTGATTGAAGGCCCACTTTGGACGCGAGACGGCTCTCCGTTTGTCGCCGTTCTTCCGGTGAAATCTCATCCGGTTGCGTCAATTGTCTTTCAAGGAAGCACTGTTCTCCGGGCTCGGCCCCGTGATGAACCTGCAATTCAACTCAGTGACGCTCCCGGCCGCATGAGCCGTGCCATTCCCCTTGCCCTCGCAGAAAGAATCCACCTTCATACCAATGCGATTGGTCTCGCGATGATTCCTTGGGTTCAGAACCAAGGATTTGCAGTCTTCGAACGCTCTCTCACGGACAATGACACTCAGGTTGCCCCAGCCGATAATGTTGAACATCCAGACTTTATTGTTGCCGTGTCAGTTGATTGCACTCAGCCCAAGTGGATTCTCTTGTTGAAGTTGATACGTACGTCTGACGGTGAACATATCGCTGAAACTCAGCTTGAAGCTGACCCAGAGAACCCTGGACCGGCTGTCGAACAGTTGTGCCGCAAAGTCGAACAATTACTTGTCGAACATGCCGGTGTCCGCACACCTCGCCCACCTGAATGGTATCGCGTCCCTACGGGACTCGATTTTTCTGACTACCTGCTTCGACTTGAACAACAGCTCGCGGCCACCTGCATGAATCTTGAATTCCTTCATGGCGGAGGTCTGTCGGGTGAACATGAGATTCTCGATGGCGCGCTTCAGTTGTGCGTGCGAGAACCAGGTAACCACCTTGTTAGGATGCTCTTTGCTCAAACACTTCGGCAAATGAAAAAGGCGCGTCCTGCAATCCTTGCCGAGTACACCAAGAAAGTTGATCTTCTGCAGAAAGATCATGCACTCGATGGTGACATCGGTAAATTAATTGGAGCGACCATTTCAAACGTAATGACCGAGTACTCTACTTCGGCCTGA
- a CDS encoding DNA polymerase ligase N-terminal domain-containing protein, translated as MPRFVILIHDWPQLHWDLMLEGEKALETWRLSQEPNVGVEIAAERLPDHRLAYLDYEGPVSGNRGSVKRWDGGEFELTGQTPEKLTFRLSGARVNWHVSLQNSVTGDAVVFFATRAE; from the coding sequence ATGCCCCGGTTTGTCATCCTGATTCACGATTGGCCCCAACTGCATTGGGACCTGATGCTGGAGGGGGAGAAGGCGCTGGAGACCTGGAGGCTGTCGCAGGAACCCAATGTCGGCGTGGAGATTGCGGCGGAGCGACTGCCGGATCACCGGCTGGCTTATTTGGACTACGAAGGGCCGGTATCCGGGAATCGAGGGTCGGTCAAACGCTGGGATGGCGGGGAGTTTGAATTGACGGGACAAACCCCCGAGAAACTCACGTTTCGGCTGTCAGGGGCGAGGGTGAACTGGCACGTTTCGCTCCAAAATTCTGTGACCGGCGATGCGGTTGTGTTCTTTGCAACTCGTGCTGAGTAG
- a CDS encoding sulfatase-like hydrolase/transferase, with translation MNGHSTCECHRPRRTLRSISETVSQFVFALCSLLLLSGDCRGEERPNILIVFADDWGRYASIYGQQQPGGLNDIVKTPNFDRVAREGVLFNNAFVNAPSCTPCRSSLLSGQYFWRTGKGAILQGAEWDAAIPSFPLMLQSAGYHIGYTFKVWGPGTPADAPYGGKANEYAKQGRNFNKFSQFVSEQPEVEPGKQKLYDEVRGNFQDFLKARPQATPFCYWFGPTNTHRKWTAGSGKKLWNIDPDSLKGKIPKDLPDVPEVREDLADYLGEVQAVDAGLGVLLDELEKTGELDNTLIIVSGDHGIPGVPRGKCNLYDLGVEVSLAIRWPQKIPAGRILDDFVCLPDLCTTILEAAGEKPTPAMTGRSLMPVLASTKSGLVDPTRDAVIVGRERHVADARDGFLPYPQRAIRTKDFLYIRNFAADRWPMGSGPGYGKPSGPFGSKDDLTEDTFAAFSDMDSSPTKAWLIEHRDDPTVAPYFLMAFDRRPEEELYDLRTDAAELHNVAADASYAEAKEALSQRLMTVLKETNDPRATSTTYDEPPFSSPVEKPGKPAGGKKKMPGN, from the coding sequence ATGAACGGTCATTCGACATGCGAATGTCATCGTCCGCGCCGCACACTGAGGTCGATTTCGGAGACCGTTTCTCAATTCGTCTTTGCGCTCTGCAGCCTGCTGCTTCTGTCCGGGGACTGTCGGGGCGAAGAGCGTCCCAACATCCTCATCGTCTTCGCCGACGACTGGGGGCGCTATGCCAGCATTTACGGGCAGCAGCAACCTGGCGGATTGAACGACATCGTCAAGACGCCCAACTTCGATCGCGTCGCCCGTGAAGGGGTGCTGTTCAACAATGCCTTTGTGAACGCCCCTTCCTGCACCCCCTGCCGCAGTTCCCTGCTCTCCGGGCAGTATTTCTGGCGCACCGGCAAAGGGGCGATTCTGCAGGGAGCGGAATGGGACGCAGCGATTCCGAGCTTCCCACTGATGCTGCAATCCGCCGGCTACCACATTGGCTACACGTTCAAGGTGTGGGGACCAGGCACGCCTGCCGACGCTCCTTACGGCGGCAAGGCGAACGAGTACGCCAAGCAGGGCCGCAACTTCAACAAGTTCTCGCAGTTCGTCAGCGAGCAACCGGAAGTCGAACCTGGCAAGCAAAAGCTGTATGACGAAGTCCGCGGCAACTTTCAGGACTTCCTCAAAGCCCGACCGCAGGCGACCCCCTTCTGCTACTGGTTCGGCCCGACGAACACACATCGCAAATGGACCGCCGGTTCCGGCAAGAAGCTGTGGAACATCGATCCCGACAGTCTCAAGGGAAAGATCCCCAAAGACCTGCCAGATGTTCCCGAAGTGCGCGAAGACCTGGCCGATTACCTCGGCGAGGTGCAGGCGGTCGACGCCGGTCTCGGCGTGCTGCTCGACGAATTGGAGAAGACGGGCGAACTCGATAACACGCTCATCATCGTCTCCGGCGACCACGGCATCCCCGGCGTTCCGCGCGGCAAGTGCAACCTGTACGACCTCGGCGTGGAAGTGTCGCTCGCGATCCGCTGGCCGCAGAAAATCCCCGCAGGTCGCATCCTCGACGACTTCGTCTGCCTGCCTGACCTGTGCACGACGATTCTGGAAGCCGCCGGCGAAAAACCAACCCCGGCCATGACCGGCCGCAGCCTGATGCCGGTCCTCGCCTCCACAAAAAGCGGTCTTGTCGACCCGACTCGCGATGCCGTGATTGTCGGCCGCGAACGGCATGTGGCCGACGCCCGTGACGGCTTCCTCCCCTACCCTCAACGGGCGATCCGCACCAAAGACTTTTTGTACATCCGCAACTTCGCCGCCGACCGCTGGCCAATGGGAAGCGGACCAGGCTACGGCAAACCGTCGGGCCCGTTCGGATCGAAAGACGACCTGACCGAAGATACGTTCGCCGCGTTCTCCGACATGGACTCGAGCCCGACAAAAGCCTGGCTGATCGAACACCGCGACGACCCGACCGTCGCCCCGTACTTTCTGATGGCCTTCGACCGCCGACCAGAGGAGGAACTCTACGACCTGCGAACGGACGCCGCCGAACTCCACAACGTCGCCGCCGACGCCAGCTACGCGGAAGCAAAGGAGGCCCTCTCACAACGCTTGATGACGGTGCTGAAAGAGACGAACGACCCCCGCGCCACCAGCACCACCTACGACGAACCGCCGTTTAGTTCGCCAGTGGAAAAGCCGGGGAAGCCAGCGGGTGGGAAGAAGAAAATGCCGGGGAATTAG
- a CDS encoding DUF1549 domain-containing protein, whose product MLLGAVAIAALLVVAGQAIAAPPQTEFSTGLSDRVVQFVDQQIAQGWEDNDVKASPVASDAEWVRRVYLDIVGHIPPAAKAEAFIADTSPDKRSKLIDELLSDPDYVRNFTEVWTNTLIGRNTPDRTSRVGMRKFLREGFARNRPWNDIVYDLLTAEGHFEENGAVNFILAQLDGNPNSEEYHVEATAKTARIFLGLQVQCTQCHNHPFNEWKQNQFWEFNSFFRQARRQNHEKYDPASGRMVDDYSELVYRDFTGPVYYENRAGLVQVAYPTYMGTDVDREAVDRREELAKVICRTDPQHQLGRAMVNRMWGHYMGYGFTRPMDDMGPHNPESNPEIVDRLTEEFVARGYDLKQLARWICNTKAYNLTSQFNPKNEVDNPAAGEVPLFSHMYVKTMQAEQLYDSLLIATSADGGGEKLAGGEQERERWLRDFLRIFGGNEEDEPTLFSGSIPQALLMMNGGLVQKAISSEQGSYVKTVLTDPRHKNDMSRVEALYIAALGRTPERAEMTQLQKAMRAERDPVRAYQDLYWALLNSNEFIVNH is encoded by the coding sequence ATGTTACTTGGGGCGGTTGCAATTGCTGCGTTGCTGGTTGTGGCTGGTCAGGCGATCGCCGCTCCGCCCCAGACCGAATTCAGCACTGGTCTCTCGGATCGCGTCGTCCAGTTTGTCGATCAGCAGATTGCCCAGGGCTGGGAAGACAACGACGTCAAAGCGAGCCCGGTTGCCAGCGATGCGGAATGGGTACGTCGCGTCTATCTCGACATCGTGGGTCACATCCCCCCGGCTGCCAAAGCCGAAGCGTTCATTGCGGACACCTCGCCTGACAAACGCTCGAAGCTGATTGACGAGCTGCTGTCTGACCCGGACTACGTTCGCAACTTCACCGAGGTCTGGACGAACACGCTCATTGGTCGTAACACGCCTGACCGCACGAGTCGTGTGGGGATGCGGAAGTTTCTGCGTGAGGGGTTTGCCCGAAATCGCCCGTGGAACGACATCGTTTATGACCTGCTGACGGCGGAAGGTCACTTCGAAGAGAACGGGGCGGTCAACTTCATTCTCGCGCAGCTCGACGGCAATCCCAACAGCGAAGAATATCACGTCGAGGCAACTGCCAAGACGGCACGTATCTTCCTCGGTTTGCAGGTGCAATGTACGCAGTGCCATAACCACCCGTTCAACGAGTGGAAGCAGAATCAGTTCTGGGAATTCAACAGCTTCTTCCGTCAGGCCCGTCGGCAGAATCACGAGAAGTACGATCCCGCCAGCGGCCGGATGGTGGACGACTATTCTGAACTCGTCTACCGCGACTTCACTGGTCCGGTGTATTACGAAAACCGCGCCGGTCTCGTACAGGTTGCTTACCCCACTTACATGGGAACCGATGTTGATCGCGAAGCGGTCGATCGTCGCGAAGAACTTGCCAAAGTCATCTGCCGCACCGATCCCCAGCATCAATTGGGTCGGGCGATGGTCAACCGGATGTGGGGCCATTACATGGGCTACGGGTTCACCCGGCCGATGGATGACATGGGGCCGCACAACCCGGAAAGCAATCCCGAGATCGTCGACCGTCTCACCGAAGAGTTCGTGGCGCGCGGTTACGATCTCAAGCAACTGGCCCGCTGGATCTGCAATACCAAAGCCTACAACCTCACCAGTCAATTCAATCCCAAGAACGAAGTCGATAATCCTGCCGCAGGCGAAGTGCCGTTGTTCAGCCACATGTATGTGAAAACCATGCAGGCAGAACAGCTCTACGATTCCCTGCTGATTGCCACGAGCGCGGATGGGGGCGGAGAAAAACTGGCCGGCGGAGAACAGGAACGCGAACGTTGGCTGAGGGATTTCCTGCGGATCTTTGGCGGCAACGAAGAAGACGAACCGACGCTGTTCAGCGGCAGCATTCCCCAGGCTCTGCTGATGATGAACGGCGGACTGGTCCAGAAAGCGATCAGCAGCGAACAGGGAAGCTATGTGAAAACCGTGCTGACCGACCCGCGACACAAGAACGATATGTCGCGAGTCGAGGCGCTCTACATCGCCGCACTGGGTCGGACCCCTGAACGGGCGGAAATGACTCAACTGCAGAAGGCGATGCGGGCAGAACGCGATCCGGTCCGAGCCTATCAGGACTTGTACTGGGCGCTGTTGAATTCGAATGAGTTTATTGTCAATCACTGA
- a CDS encoding DUF1501 domain-containing protein: protein MSRRHFLSHMAMGSATAMGATQFLSHLQAHAAEVKSNQKACILIWLGGGAPTIDMWDLKPGSKNGGEFKPVSTKGDLQISEHLPEVAKVMDKLSVIRSMSTREADHMRGTYYMHSAYVPNPTVVHPPFGSVVSYELGTKRKDLEIPAFVSVGGGSMSPGFLGMAHAPFVVDRRGRIQNADMDGMDAQRLSQRLQMLGAIESNFIRSNRGDIGQAHKEVYEKAVNLMTSKQMQAFRFDEEKPEIRQMYGNHEFGDSLLMARRLVEVGVPFIEVQFPGSWDLHDDVFNRLKDTNLPRLDTGIAGLTRDLEQRGMLENVTIVCMGEFGRTPRINQNVGRDHWATSWSMLIGGGGLKGGQAIGATDEDGVRIISESYLPGDVWATVAHALRIPLNTVHTSKRGRPMPLANGGQPIKGLIG, encoded by the coding sequence ATGTCGCGACGTCATTTCCTGAGCCATATGGCGATGGGAAGTGCGACGGCAATGGGGGCGACCCAGTTCCTGTCGCATCTGCAGGCGCATGCCGCGGAAGTGAAGTCCAATCAGAAGGCCTGCATTCTGATCTGGCTGGGGGGCGGCGCTCCGACCATCGACATGTGGGATCTGAAGCCCGGTTCCAAGAACGGCGGCGAGTTCAAGCCGGTCAGCACCAAGGGGGATCTGCAGATTTCCGAGCATCTTCCGGAAGTCGCGAAGGTGATGGACAAACTGTCCGTCATTCGCTCGATGAGCACCCGCGAAGCCGATCACATGCGGGGCACTTATTACATGCACAGCGCTTATGTCCCGAACCCCACGGTGGTGCATCCTCCGTTCGGTTCCGTGGTCAGCTACGAACTTGGCACGAAGCGGAAGGATCTCGAAATCCCGGCGTTCGTGTCGGTGGGCGGGGGAAGCATGAGCCCCGGCTTCCTTGGCATGGCGCACGCTCCGTTCGTGGTCGATCGCCGCGGCCGGATTCAGAATGCCGACATGGACGGAATGGACGCCCAGCGTCTCAGCCAGCGGCTGCAGATGCTCGGCGCGATCGAAAGCAATTTCATCCGTTCGAATCGCGGCGATATCGGCCAGGCTCACAAGGAAGTCTACGAGAAGGCGGTCAACCTGATGACCTCCAAGCAGATGCAGGCGTTCCGCTTCGATGAAGAAAAGCCGGAAATCCGGCAGATGTACGGCAACCACGAGTTCGGTGATTCGCTGCTGATGGCCCGTCGCCTCGTCGAAGTGGGGGTCCCGTTCATCGAAGTGCAGTTCCCCGGCAGTTGGGACCTTCATGACGACGTGTTCAATCGCCTGAAAGACACGAACCTGCCGCGGCTCGATACCGGCATCGCTGGGCTGACCCGCGATCTGGAACAGCGCGGGATGCTGGAGAATGTCACGATCGTCTGCATGGGCGAGTTCGGTCGAACGCCGCGCATCAATCAGAACGTCGGACGCGATCACTGGGCCACGAGCTGGTCGATGCTGATCGGCGGCGGCGGACTCAAGGGTGGTCAGGCGATCGGCGCCACTGATGAAGACGGCGTGCGGATCATCAGCGAGAGCTACCTTCCGGGCGACGTCTGGGCGACGGTGGCGCATGCCCTGCGGATTCCGCTCAACACGGTGCATACTTCGAAACGCGGACGCCCGATGCCGCTGGCTAACGGCGGTCAGCCGATTAAGGGCCTGATCGGCTAG
- a CDS encoding DUF1559 domain-containing protein, with protein sequence MQKIHSRHSRLDGHRSIRAGFTLIELLVVIAIIAILISLLLPAVQMAREAARRSQCQNNLKQIGIALHNMHDAQGFLPGLALCGSGPEDLNPGMQNIWYQFRHTPPSVYLLPYLDQANIYNQWNINVKGNDDVYPGLAGGLTNQKLAKGPLPVFSCPSMPEPVNPDFLCWSSYGWSRGSYDFHATAQTGDLTKPGNTHGWTQSDGVFVTAFDGGFTYDEGAALTLINKPVVGNGPSYPLNPASPVTWREHSKNKQRFKNITDGLSNTIAAGELHTISQGYTTTTVNGVTVPVTTSSGPTAWGANGGDYFCEGTMNLPINTLTVDGTNSNYYARGNVTAAFLSSTIKSPLFSFRSSHTGGSQFLFCDGSVKFISQNIHMPTYKALGSRAGGEAPGEY encoded by the coding sequence ATGCAAAAGATTCACTCCCGACATTCACGACTCGATGGTCATCGTTCCATTCGCGCCGGCTTCACGCTGATCGAGCTGCTCGTGGTGATCGCAATTATTGCGATATTGATCTCGCTGTTGTTGCCCGCCGTGCAGATGGCCCGGGAAGCGGCTCGCCGGTCGCAGTGTCAGAACAATCTCAAGCAGATCGGCATCGCTCTGCACAACATGCATGACGCACAGGGCTTTCTTCCGGGGCTCGCGTTGTGCGGGTCGGGTCCGGAAGACCTGAATCCCGGCATGCAGAACATCTGGTATCAGTTCCGGCATACCCCTCCCTCGGTCTATCTGCTCCCCTATCTCGATCAGGCGAACATCTACAACCAGTGGAACATCAACGTCAAAGGGAACGACGATGTTTACCCCGGGCTGGCCGGGGGACTGACAAATCAAAAGCTGGCAAAAGGGCCCTTGCCCGTCTTCAGTTGCCCTTCCATGCCGGAGCCGGTCAACCCCGACTTTCTCTGCTGGTCCAGTTACGGCTGGAGCCGCGGCAGTTATGACTTTCATGCAACAGCACAAACGGGCGACCTCACAAAGCCAGGCAACACTCATGGCTGGACCCAGAGCGACGGCGTTTTCGTGACCGCCTTTGACGGCGGTTTTACCTACGATGAAGGTGCGGCTCTGACGTTAATCAACAAGCCGGTTGTCGGGAACGGCCCATCCTATCCTTTGAACCCGGCGTCGCCTGTGACATGGCGCGAGCACAGCAAGAACAAGCAGCGTTTCAAGAACATCACGGACGGCTTGTCCAACACGATTGCTGCCGGCGAACTACACACGATCAGTCAGGGGTACACCACCACGACCGTGAACGGAGTCACGGTCCCGGTCACCACCAGCAGTGGCCCCACTGCCTGGGGAGCGAACGGCGGCGACTACTTCTGTGAAGGGACCATGAATCTCCCAATCAACACGCTAACGGTCGACGGCACGAATTCGAACTATTACGCGCGCGGCAACGTGACTGCTGCATTCCTGTCTTCGACGATCAAGAGTCCGCTCTTTTCTTTCCGCAGCAGCCACACCGGAGGAAGCCAGTTTCTGTTTTGCGACGGCTCGGTGAAGTTCATTTCCCAAAACATCCACATGCCGACCTATAAAGCGCTCGGCAGCCGTGCAGGTGGAGAGGCGCCTGGCGAGTATTGA
- a CDS encoding PDZ domain-containing protein encodes MPSLAAEKPPLGDLQTALIPLISRSAAACVAVYQAPLSPDANAAVDQLNGWASQQPGVPLPLQLGCGTILEVDPPQRRLTILTLASLATPNATTVIRFPEGTTLAARILASDPVSNLAVVEVTVPELFDFTDVRRLAVGSMHREPAGTLIVALGDPLAITREHAAAAKLGIISRWGRDIGSVVSAPFPAPPALPQFRIDTLPDPGVGGGPIVDLHGTMIGVSLNDPASVQGQGTAAIPLTPAFLQIVTGLQAGYEIEYGFLGITVVPAPAEALLHIPEQHRQGGGVLVTYVPPPSPSATAELHAGDIITEANGHPVRNQAALDAIAGLQPPGTEIELSTFRPNSATPRNIKVKLAKHPVESKSRVVTAPRQPLWRGVRVGFPAPLIVTTGGPLTLLFLDGVTVTDVVADSAAAIAGIKSGDQIIKVGEQPIDSPQAFYDAVASWSASAPLTLVGRGEVVIPEPEADAPNR; translated from the coding sequence TTGCCGAGTCTTGCTGCCGAGAAACCTCCGTTGGGCGATTTGCAGACGGCTCTCATCCCGCTGATTTCGAGGTCGGCCGCGGCTTGCGTTGCCGTTTATCAGGCGCCGCTCTCGCCGGATGCGAATGCCGCTGTCGATCAGTTGAATGGATGGGCATCGCAGCAGCCGGGTGTTCCCCTCCCCTTGCAGTTGGGCTGCGGAACGATTCTCGAAGTCGATCCGCCACAGCGGCGGCTGACGATCCTGACCCTCGCCAGTCTCGCGACTCCCAACGCAACAACCGTCATTCGTTTTCCTGAGGGAACGACGCTCGCCGCCCGTATTCTCGCCAGCGACCCCGTCAGCAATCTTGCGGTCGTCGAAGTGACTGTGCCTGAGTTGTTCGACTTCACCGACGTTCGCCGGTTGGCGGTTGGATCGATGCATCGTGAACCGGCGGGGACGCTGATCGTCGCCCTCGGCGATCCTCTGGCCATCACCCGCGAGCATGCAGCGGCAGCGAAACTCGGAATCATCAGCCGCTGGGGGCGAGACATCGGCTCAGTGGTATCCGCTCCATTCCCTGCACCGCCCGCCCTCCCGCAATTTCGGATCGATACCCTGCCTGACCCTGGCGTCGGCGGCGGACCGATTGTCGATCTGCACGGCACGATGATCGGCGTCTCGCTTAACGATCCCGCCAGCGTGCAGGGGCAAGGCACCGCCGCGATCCCCTTAACGCCGGCGTTTCTGCAGATCGTGACAGGGCTGCAAGCTGGCTATGAAATTGAATACGGTTTCCTCGGCATCACCGTTGTGCCCGCTCCGGCAGAGGCCCTCCTGCACATTCCGGAACAACATCGCCAGGGAGGCGGCGTGCTGGTCACCTATGTGCCACCGCCCTCACCATCGGCAACGGCGGAACTCCACGCCGGCGACATCATCACCGAGGCGAACGGGCATCCAGTCCGAAATCAGGCCGCCCTCGATGCCATTGCCGGGCTGCAGCCGCCGGGGACTGAAATCGAACTCAGCACGTTTCGTCCCAATTCCGCAACTCCCCGCAACATCAAAGTGAAACTCGCAAAACATCCGGTGGAATCGAAAAGCCGAGTCGTCACCGCCCCGCGCCAACCGCTCTGGCGCGGCGTGCGAGTGGGATTCCCCGCTCCACTCATCGTCACCACTGGCGGGCCGCTGACTTTGCTGTTTCTGGACGGAGTGACCGTCACCGACGTGGTCGCTGACTCAGCTGCGGCAATTGCAGGAATAAAATCTGGCGATCAGATCATCAAAGTGGGTGAACAACCGATCGACTCGCCTCAGGCGTTCTACGACGCCGTGGCCTCATGGTCAGCGAGTGCTCCCCTGACGCTTGTCGGTCGGGGAGAAGTGGTGATCCCGGAACCTGAAGCGGACGCGCCGAACCGATGA